The Astyanax mexicanus isolate ESR-SI-001 chromosome 20, AstMex3_surface, whole genome shotgun sequence genome contains a region encoding:
- the mef2ca gene encoding myocyte enhancer factor 2ca isoform X3, translating to MGRKKIQIARIMDERNRQVTFTKRKFGLMKKAYELSVLCDCEIALIIFNSTNKLFQYASTDMDKVLLKYTEYNEPHESRTNSDIVETLRKKGLNGCDSPDIDGDDSGHSPESEDKYRKINEDIDLMISRQRLCTIPPSSYDMSLPLPVTNPTGLIYGHPPPNLLPLAPPTPHRPPSAGNTGGLMGPDLSGSLGGVAGNGYGSLRNSPGLLVSPGGISKSLQAKSPPPISSMNMSNRKPDLRVLIPTGSKNNMPSNQRINNSQSAQSLTTPVVSVATPTLPGQGMGGYPSAISASYGTEYSLSGGDLTSLSGFNGAASLHLGSMTGWQQQHLQNMQHPALGHLGNCSSSQLCASSSLSLPAGQSLNIKSEPVSPPRDRTGTGGYGQQTNPPPPQQQPSLAAQQPLLRQDSGRSPVDSLSSCGSSYDGSDRDDHRADFHSPLGLLRAPSHEERESPSVKRVRLTEGWAS from the exons ATGGGGAGGAAAAAAATTCAGATTGCTCGAATTATGGACGAACGCAACAGACAG GTTACGTTCACAAAGAGGAAGTTTGGGCTGATGAAGAAAGCATACGAGCTGAGTGTTCTTTGTGATTGTGAGATCGCCCTCATCATCTTCAACAGCACCAACAAGCTGTTCCAGTACGCCAGCACCGACATGGACAAAGTTCTGCTGAAATACACCGAGTACAACGAGCCCCACGAGAGCCGGACCAACTCCGACATTGTAGAG ACGCTGAGGAAGAAGGGTCTGAATGGATGCGACAGTCCTGATATCGATGGCGATGATTCGGGTCACAGTCCAGAGTCCGAAGACAAATACCGTAAAATTAATGAAGATATTGATCTGATGATCAGCCGGCAGagactgtgt ACGATCCCGCCCTCCAGTTACGACATGTCCCTCCCCCTGCCGGTCACCAACCCCACCGGCCTGATCTACGGCCACCCGCCACCCAACCTGCTGCCACTCGCCCCTCCGACCCCCCACCGACCCCCCAGTGCCGGCAACACAG GTGGGCTGATGGGTCCGGACCTGTCCGGCAGTCTGGGCGGAGTCGCCG GAAACGGGTACGGGAGCCTCCGTAACTCCCCTGGTCTGCTGGTTTCTCCAGGGGGAATCAGCAAGAGCCTGCAGGCCAAGTCCCCGCCCCCcatatccagtatgaatatgaGTAACCGCAAACCAGACCTCCGCGTTCTGATTCCCACCGGATCCAAAAACAACATGCCTTCT AACCAGAGAATTAACAACTCCCAGTCTGCCCAGTCTCTAACCACTCCAGTAGTGTCTGTGGCCACGCCTACTCTACCTGGGCAAGGTATGGGAGGATACCCATCAGCCATTTCTGCTTCGTATGGTACAG AATATTCTCTGAGTGGGGGGGATCTGACCTCGCTGTCGGGTTTTAACGGCGCCGCCTCGCTTCACCTGGGCTCCATGACGGGGTGGCAGCAGCAGCACCTGCAGAACATGCAGCACCCGGCACTCGGGCACCTGGG GAACTGTTCCAGCTCTCAGTTGTGCGCGAGCTCCAGCCTCTCACTGCCCGCCGGCCAGAGTCTGAACATCAAGTCCGAGCCGGTGTCTCCTCCCCGAGACCGGACCGGGACCGGAGGCTACGGCCAGCAGACCAACCCCCCTCCCCCGCAGCAGCAGCCTTCCCTGGCGGCCCAGCAGCCCCTGCTGCGGCAGGACTCGGGCCGGTCCCCCGTCGACAGTCTGAGCAGCTGCGGAAGTTCTTACGACGGAAGCGACCGCGACGATCACCGCGCCGACTTCCACTCTCCGCTCGGACTGCTGCGCGCGCCGTCGCACGAGGAGCGCGAGAGCCCGTCTGTCAAACGCGTGCGACTGACGGAGGGCTGGGCCTCGTGA
- the mef2ca gene encoding myocyte enhancer factor 2ca isoform X1 — protein MGRKKIQIARIMDERNRQVTFTKRKFGLMKKAYELSVLCDCEIALIIFNSTNKLFQYASTDMDKVLLKYTEYNEPHESRTNSDIVETLRKKGLNGCDSPDIDGDDSGHSPESEDKYRKINEDIDLMISRQRLCQTIPPSSYDMSLPLPVTNPTGLIYGHPPPNLLPLAPPTPHRPPSAGNTGTATNTGTDSNTGTDSNTGTDSNTGTATNTGGLMGPDLSGSLGGVAGNGYGSLRNSPGLLVSPGGISKSLQAKSPPPISSMNMSNRKPDLRVLIPTGSKNNMPSNQRINNSQSAQSLTTPVVSVATPTLPGQGMGGYPSAISASYGTEYSLSGGDLTSLSGFNGAASLHLGSMTGWQQQHLQNMQHPALGHLGNCSSSQLCASSSLSLPAGQSLNIKSEPVSPPRDRTGTGGYGQQTNPPPPQQQPSLAAQQPLLRQDSGRSPVDSLSSCGSSYDGSDRDDHRADFHSPLGLLRAPSHEERESPSVKRVRLTEGWAS, from the exons ATGGGGAGGAAAAAAATTCAGATTGCTCGAATTATGGACGAACGCAACAGACAG GTTACGTTCACAAAGAGGAAGTTTGGGCTGATGAAGAAAGCATACGAGCTGAGTGTTCTTTGTGATTGTGAGATCGCCCTCATCATCTTCAACAGCACCAACAAGCTGTTCCAGTACGCCAGCACCGACATGGACAAAGTTCTGCTGAAATACACCGAGTACAACGAGCCCCACGAGAGCCGGACCAACTCCGACATTGTAGAG ACGCTGAGGAAGAAGGGTCTGAATGGATGCGACAGTCCTGATATCGATGGCGATGATTCGGGTCACAGTCCAGAGTCCGAAGACAAATACCGTAAAATTAATGAAGATATTGATCTGATGATCAGCCGGCAGagactgtgt CAGACGATCCCGCCCTCCAGTTACGACATGTCCCTCCCCCTGCCGGTCACCAACCCCACCGGCCTGATCTACGGCCACCCGCCACCCAACCTGCTGCCACTCGCCCCTCCGACCCCCCACCGACCCCCCAGTGCCGGCAACACAG GTACTGCCACTAACACAGGTACTGACTCTAATACAGGTACTGATTCTAACACAGGTACTGACTCTAACACAG GTACTGCCACTAACACAG GTGGGCTGATGGGTCCGGACCTGTCCGGCAGTCTGGGCGGAGTCGCCG GAAACGGGTACGGGAGCCTCCGTAACTCCCCTGGTCTGCTGGTTTCTCCAGGGGGAATCAGCAAGAGCCTGCAGGCCAAGTCCCCGCCCCCcatatccagtatgaatatgaGTAACCGCAAACCAGACCTCCGCGTTCTGATTCCCACCGGATCCAAAAACAACATGCCTTCT AACCAGAGAATTAACAACTCCCAGTCTGCCCAGTCTCTAACCACTCCAGTAGTGTCTGTGGCCACGCCTACTCTACCTGGGCAAGGTATGGGAGGATACCCATCAGCCATTTCTGCTTCGTATGGTACAG AATATTCTCTGAGTGGGGGGGATCTGACCTCGCTGTCGGGTTTTAACGGCGCCGCCTCGCTTCACCTGGGCTCCATGACGGGGTGGCAGCAGCAGCACCTGCAGAACATGCAGCACCCGGCACTCGGGCACCTGGG GAACTGTTCCAGCTCTCAGTTGTGCGCGAGCTCCAGCCTCTCACTGCCCGCCGGCCAGAGTCTGAACATCAAGTCCGAGCCGGTGTCTCCTCCCCGAGACCGGACCGGGACCGGAGGCTACGGCCAGCAGACCAACCCCCCTCCCCCGCAGCAGCAGCCTTCCCTGGCGGCCCAGCAGCCCCTGCTGCGGCAGGACTCGGGCCGGTCCCCCGTCGACAGTCTGAGCAGCTGCGGAAGTTCTTACGACGGAAGCGACCGCGACGATCACCGCGCCGACTTCCACTCTCCGCTCGGACTGCTGCGCGCGCCGTCGCACGAGGAGCGCGAGAGCCCGTCTGTCAAACGCGTGCGACTGACGGAGGGCTGGGCCTCGTGA
- the arrdc3b gene encoding arrestin domain-containing protein 3b — MVLGKVKNFSVSFDCPTDCTVPVFASGDCVSGRVIIEVTGEIRVKSLNIHARGLAKVRWTESRNAGSNTAYTQNFTEEVEYLNHTDLLIGHFRDEDPAEEGFTVLHSGRHEYPFSLELPQTPLATSFEGKHGSVRYWVKAELHRPWLLPIKLKKEFTVFEHIDINTPLLLSPQAGTKDKTLCCWFCTSGPVSLSAKIERKGYTPGESIQIFAEIENCSSRVVVPKAAIYQTQTFFAKGKVKEIKQLIANVRGDPLPSGKTETWDGKMLKIPPISPSILDCGIIRVEYSLTVYVDIPRAVNLSLNLPLVIGTIPLHSFGSRTSSISSQYSTALSWLGVALPERPEAPPNYCEVVSDEQRRHSLELPVVRDDLEGRLYAYIQEFRLQPPPLYSEIDPNPEQEDLHQDRRAEVCPSR, encoded by the exons ATGGTGCTCGGAAAGGTGAAGAACTTCTCGGTGAGCTTCGACTGTCCCACCGACTGCACCGTCCCCGTGTTCGCGAGCGGGGACTGCGTCTCAGGGCGGGTGATCATAGAAGTGACCGGAGAAATTCGGGTCAAATCTCTGAACATTCACGCGAGAGGACTGGCTAAAGTTCGGTGGACCGAGTCCCGCAATGCCGGATCCAACACCGCGTACACTCAGAACTTTACCGAGGAGGTGGAGTATCTAAACCATACAGACCTCCTGATCGGACACTTCCGAG ATGAAGACCCTGCTGAGGAGGGCTTCACTGTGCTTCACTCAGGGAGACACGAGTACCCCTTCAGCCTGGAACTTCCCCAGAC ACCTCTGGCCACCTCGTTTGAGGGGAAGCACGGCAGCGTGCGGTACTGGGTGAAGGCGGAGCTGCACAGGCCGTGGCTCCTGCCCATCAAACTGAAGAAGGAGTTCACTGTGTTCGAGCACATAGACATCAACACCCCTCTGCTGCTG TCACCGCAGGCTGGAACTAAAGACAAAACCCTGTGCTGCTGGTTCTGCACTTCAGGACCCGTTTCACTAAGTGCTAAAATTGAAAGGAAAGGCTACACTCCAG GAGAATCCATCCAGATCTTCGCTGAGATCGAGAACTGCTCCTCACGAGTTGTCGTGCCAAAAGCTGCTATCTATCAGACGCAGACCTTCTTCGCTAAAGGGAAAGTGAAGGAGATCAAGCAGCTGATCGCTAACGTCCGCGGAGATCCACTACCGTCCGGAAAAACCGAGACCTGGGACGGAAAGATGCTGAAGATCCCTCCCATCTCCCCCTCCATCCTGGACTGCGGCATCATCCGTGTGGAGTATTCCCTCACG GTGTATGTAGATATTCCTCGAGCGGTGAATCTCTCTCTGAACCTGCCGCTGGTTATCGGGACCATACCTCTCCATTCTTTCGGCAGTCGCacctcctccatcagcagccagtaCAGCACCGCCCTGAGCTGGCTGGGCGTGGCCTTACCTGAGAGGCCTGAAG ctCCACCAAACTATTGTGAGGTGGTGTCAGACGAGCAGCGGCGCCACAGTCTGGAGCTTCCTGTGGTTCGAGATGATCTGGAGGGACGACTGTACGCCTATATTCAGGAGTTCCGCCTCCAGCCACCTCCTCTCTACTCTGAG ATTGATCCCAATCCAGAGCAGGAGGATCTTCACCAGGACAGAAGAGCTGAAGTCTGTCCGTCTCGCTGA
- the cetn3 gene encoding centrin-3, with product MSLSIRTELPADKTKRKKRRELTEEQKDEIKEAFELFDTDKDKEIDYHELKVAMRALGFEVKKVDVLKILKDYDREGTGKITFEDFREVVTDRILERDPKEEILKAFKLFDDDESGKISLRNLRRVARELGEDMSDEELRAMIDEFDTDGDGEINQEEFVSIMTGDS from the exons ATGAGCTTGTCGATCAG GACTGAACTACCCGCTGATAAAACGAAGCGCAAGAAGAGGAGAGAACTGACTGAAGAGCAGAAGGATGAGATAAAGGAAGCGTTTGAACTGTTCGAcacagataaagataaagaaatcGATTATCATGAACTGAAG GTGGCTATGAGAGCTCTGGGCTTCGAGGTGAAGAAGGTGGATGTGCTGAAAATCCTAAAAGATTATGATCGAGAAGGAACCGGAAAAATAACGTTTGAAGATTTTAGAGAAGTTG TGACAGACAGGATCCTGGAGCGAGATCCTAAGGAGGAGATCCTGAAGGCGTTTAAGCTGTTTGATGATGACGAGTCGGGGAAGATCAGTCTGAGGAATCTGAGGCGAGTCGCGCGAGAGCTGGGGGAGGACATGAGCGACGAGGAGCTGAGAGCCATGATCGACGAGTTCGACACCGACGGAGACGGAGAGA ttaaTCAGGAGGAGTTTGTCTCTATAATGACGGGAGATTCCTGA
- the mef2ca gene encoding myocyte enhancer factor 2ca isoform X2, translated as MGRKKIQIARIMDERNRQVTFTKRKFGLMKKAYELSVLCDCEIALIIFNSTNKLFQYASTDMDKVLLKYTEYNEPHESRTNSDIVETLRKKGLNGCDSPDIDGDDSGHSPESEDKYRKINEDIDLMISRQRLCQTIPPSSYDMSLPLPVTNPTGLIYGHPPPNLLPLAPPTPHRPPSAGNTGGLMGPDLSGSLGGVAGNGYGSLRNSPGLLVSPGGISKSLQAKSPPPISSMNMSNRKPDLRVLIPTGSKNNMPSNQRINNSQSAQSLTTPVVSVATPTLPGQGMGGYPSAISASYGTEYSLSGGDLTSLSGFNGAASLHLGSMTGWQQQHLQNMQHPALGHLGNCSSSQLCASSSLSLPAGQSLNIKSEPVSPPRDRTGTGGYGQQTNPPPPQQQPSLAAQQPLLRQDSGRSPVDSLSSCGSSYDGSDRDDHRADFHSPLGLLRAPSHEERESPSVKRVRLTEGWAS; from the exons ATGGGGAGGAAAAAAATTCAGATTGCTCGAATTATGGACGAACGCAACAGACAG GTTACGTTCACAAAGAGGAAGTTTGGGCTGATGAAGAAAGCATACGAGCTGAGTGTTCTTTGTGATTGTGAGATCGCCCTCATCATCTTCAACAGCACCAACAAGCTGTTCCAGTACGCCAGCACCGACATGGACAAAGTTCTGCTGAAATACACCGAGTACAACGAGCCCCACGAGAGCCGGACCAACTCCGACATTGTAGAG ACGCTGAGGAAGAAGGGTCTGAATGGATGCGACAGTCCTGATATCGATGGCGATGATTCGGGTCACAGTCCAGAGTCCGAAGACAAATACCGTAAAATTAATGAAGATATTGATCTGATGATCAGCCGGCAGagactgtgt CAGACGATCCCGCCCTCCAGTTACGACATGTCCCTCCCCCTGCCGGTCACCAACCCCACCGGCCTGATCTACGGCCACCCGCCACCCAACCTGCTGCCACTCGCCCCTCCGACCCCCCACCGACCCCCCAGTGCCGGCAACACAG GTGGGCTGATGGGTCCGGACCTGTCCGGCAGTCTGGGCGGAGTCGCCG GAAACGGGTACGGGAGCCTCCGTAACTCCCCTGGTCTGCTGGTTTCTCCAGGGGGAATCAGCAAGAGCCTGCAGGCCAAGTCCCCGCCCCCcatatccagtatgaatatgaGTAACCGCAAACCAGACCTCCGCGTTCTGATTCCCACCGGATCCAAAAACAACATGCCTTCT AACCAGAGAATTAACAACTCCCAGTCTGCCCAGTCTCTAACCACTCCAGTAGTGTCTGTGGCCACGCCTACTCTACCTGGGCAAGGTATGGGAGGATACCCATCAGCCATTTCTGCTTCGTATGGTACAG AATATTCTCTGAGTGGGGGGGATCTGACCTCGCTGTCGGGTTTTAACGGCGCCGCCTCGCTTCACCTGGGCTCCATGACGGGGTGGCAGCAGCAGCACCTGCAGAACATGCAGCACCCGGCACTCGGGCACCTGGG GAACTGTTCCAGCTCTCAGTTGTGCGCGAGCTCCAGCCTCTCACTGCCCGCCGGCCAGAGTCTGAACATCAAGTCCGAGCCGGTGTCTCCTCCCCGAGACCGGACCGGGACCGGAGGCTACGGCCAGCAGACCAACCCCCCTCCCCCGCAGCAGCAGCCTTCCCTGGCGGCCCAGCAGCCCCTGCTGCGGCAGGACTCGGGCCGGTCCCCCGTCGACAGTCTGAGCAGCTGCGGAAGTTCTTACGACGGAAGCGACCGCGACGATCACCGCGCCGACTTCCACTCTCCGCTCGGACTGCTGCGCGCGCCGTCGCACGAGGAGCGCGAGAGCCCGTCTGTCAAACGCGTGCGACTGACGGAGGGCTGGGCCTCGTGA